CCGTGCTCACGCTGTTGCGGGCGTAGCGGATGTTGCCAGCGGTGCGGCCTCGCAGCGTGGCCGCACATTCGTCGGCAGTGGTGTAGCTGAGAACCTTTTTTAGTAACGTCTGGGCGTCGTCTTTGGAGAGAATAGCCATGAGGGGTTTGCAGGGATTGAAAGGTGAAAAACTCCCCTCCTTACCAAGGAGGGGATGTTCGAGCCGCAGGCCCGGACGGGGGTGGTTGAATCGTTGAACGATAGGCGAAGAATGGCACCTGAACGTCTCTCGTGAGAATCGTTTGGGTGTCGTTCGTCCATCTTTCAACGAATGCCACCACCCCAGCTAGCGCTTCGCGCCAGCGTCCCCTCCTTAAAAAAAGAGGGGAGTTGTCGTCCTGACGCTAAACCTTGCGCGCCGTGTTGATGACGTTCACGCCATTGAAGCGCGTGGTAGCCGAGCCGTGGCTCACCGAGGACACCTGCGCTGGCTGGCCCTTGCCATCGAAGAACGTGCCGAACAAGCGGTAGTCGGACTGGTCGCAGGAGCCCGCGCAGGCGCCCCAGAATTCCTGGGTATTCGACTGATAGGCCACGTCTTCCAACGGCTCCGTGATTTTCCCTTTTTCGATGGCAAAGAAGAGCTGCCCGCCGAACTGGAAGTTGAAACGCTGCTGGTCGATGGAAAACGAGCCCGCGCCGGCAATGTAAATGCCCTTGTCCACGCCCTTCACCATATCATCGACACTCATTTTGGCTTTGCCGGGGCGCAGGCTGATGTTGGGCATGCGCTGGAACTGCACGTCTTCCCACGACTGCGCATAGGCGCAGCCATCCGATTCCTTCTGGCCCACGATGTGCGCCTGGTCCCTGATTTTCTGGTAATTCACCAGCTTGCCTTCCTTGATGATGTCCCACTCGCGGGTTTTCACGCCCTCGTCGTCGTAGCCCACGTTCCCCACCGAGCCGGGCTGGAGCTTGTCGGCCACTATGTTGACTTCTTTCGAGCCGTAGGGCAGGTTTTTGGCCTTCCACTCCAGCGTGGCAAAGGAAGTGCCGGCGTAGTTGGCTTCGTAGCCCAACACGCGGTCGAGCTCCGTGGGGTGGCCCACCGACTCGTGGATGGTCAGGCCGAGGTGGCCCGGGTCGAGCACCAGGTCGTACTTGCCGGGCGTCACCGATTTCATCGTCAGCTTGGCCCTGGCCTGCTTGCCCGCCAGGGCCGCATCGGCCAGCATGTCGTAGCGCAGCTTGTAGCCCACAGTATCGGTACCCTGCGGGCCGCGCACCTGCTCTGCCGCGTTGGGCGTGAGGTACTCGAAGCCCAGCCCAACCGGCGCGCTCAGGGCCTCCCGCGAGCGGAACTTGCCCGACTTTGTATCCACGGCCGTGGCGTTGAACGTGGGCCAGAGCCGGTGAATGTCTTGGTCGATGTAAGAGCCGTCGGTGCTGGCAAAGTACTTCTGCTCGTTCACCTGAAACAGCGCCGAGTTGATGTAATTGGCCCCCGCATCGAGCGCCGCAGCATTGGCCGCCAGCAGCAGGTCGACTTTTTGCTTGATGGGCACCTCAAAAGCGCTTTGCTGGAGGGGTGTTTTCCAGCTCACTTCGCCGTAGCCCTGCTGGGCCGCCAGCTGCACGGGCTCCTTCATCAACAGCCGGTTGGCCTTAGCAATTTCCACCGCCGCGCGGGCGGTAGCGGCCAGGCTGGCCTCGGTCACCACGCTGGTCGAGGCAAAGCCCCAGCAGCCCGCTACCAGCACCCGAATGCCGACCCCGTAGCTCTCGGTGCTCACAATATTCTGCACCTGCTTCTCGCGGGCAAACACGTACTGATTGAGGGAGCGGCCAATGCGCACATCGGCGTAGCTGGCGCCGGCCGTTTTGGCGGCGTTCAGAGCCGCGTCGGCCAGGCGTTTTTTCACGATGACATCGGCGCCGGGCTCCAGCAGGCGGGCCGGGTCGACGGCCGTGTGGCCAAAGCCCGGTAAGCTCGGGAGAAACAGGGCACCAGTCGCCAGGCCGGTAAGGCCGACAAAGTCACGTCTTTTCATTGTTTGCAGGAGTAAAGGTGAGTCAATAATTCAGTTTTAGTGGGAGCGTGCCAGGTGCCAAAAAGGCCGTCAAGTTGAGCTAAGCTGCAGCGGCTTTACTGAGAAAGTAATCGAAGTACTCGCGCAATAAAGGGCTTCCATTTAGCTCAACATGACGGCCCTGGGTTGGTCGGTTAAACAGCGTCGGACAGGCTGGTGAAGGTGAAGTCTCGGATTTTGAGCGGCGGAATCAGGTTGCCACCCAAGCGTACCGGCTTGCCAATGGCCTCCAGGTTGTTGAGCATAATGATGGGGCTTTCGTTGAAGCGGAAGTTCTTCACCGGAAACTTGATTTGGCCGTTTTCGATGTAGAACGTTCCGTCGCGGGTCAGGCCTGTGTAAAGCAGAGTCTGGGGGTCAACCGGGCGGATGTACCACAGGCGGGTGACCAGGATGCCTTTGGCCGTGCCTTTGATGAGGTCGGCGGTGCTTTGGGTGCCGCCTTCCATAATCCAGCCGCCGGGGCGGGGCAGGTCGGGAATCCCAGCTTTCTGGGCCCAGTAGCGCGACGAGTAAAGGTTTTTCACCACGCCTTTCTCAATCCAGGTCACCCGCTTTTGCGGGCGGCCATCGCCGGAAAACGTGAGGTCAGGAATCTCGGCGTTCAGTGGGTCGGAGTAAATGGTCACCCGCTCGTCAAACATCTTTTCGCCTTTGCGATTGCCGCCGCCTTTCTTGCTCAGGAAGCTGCGGCCTTCGTCGGCGTTGCGGGCATCTAGCGCGCCCATCAGGGCCACCATCAGCGAGGTGTCCACGTTCGAAACCAGCGCGTTGGGTTCCAGAATGACGGTGTACTTGCCCGGCTCAATGGCGCGGGCCTTCATCGAGGACGACGCCTTTTCGGCGGCCACGCGGGTGAGGCGCGCCGCGTCGAACTTGCTGGCGTCGGTGTAGTCGGCGGCGGCATAGCCCGAGCCGGTGCCGTCCGGGGTTCGCACCGTCACGCTGAACTCCACGTTGGTGAATTGCTGATAAGCTTCCAGGCCTTTCGAGTTGCGCTTGGCCACAAAGCCGGCCGAGTCTACCAGAAAGCCGGCGGAGCTCACCTTTTTCTGGTCGCACAAGGCCGTGCTGGCGCCCATCTGGCGGGCGCGGTAGTCGGGGTCGATAGCGGCGGTGGAAGCCGCGAAGGATTTGCTGCCGTCCAGGTATTGCTGCGGGCCGAGGAGGGGCATGTACTCGGGGCTCTCCGGCGCGAGCTTGGCAATTTCCTCGGCCCGCTGCACGCAGCGACGCAGGGTAGCATCGTCGAACTCGTTGCAGGTAGCCAGGCCGCTGCGCTTGCCGAAGCGGCTTTCTACGGCCAGGGATACGTTATCCACGGCACCGGCCGTGCTGATGGTGTTGCGCGCCGAGCGCACGTTGCCGCCAATTTGGCCGTTGAGGGAGACCTCGCACTCGTCGGCCGTGCTAAAGCTCAGTACCTTCTTCAGGATGGTCTGAGCGTCGTCTTTGGAAAGAATGGGCATTAGTCAGAGTTGTTGAGTTGAGAGAACAAACTCCCCTCCTTACCAAGGAGGGGATGCTGGCGCAAAGCGTCAGCTGGGGTGGTTGCGGGCGTTGCACGGCTCGCGCTCGAATCGTCCGGGTATCGTGCAACGAATCCAACCACCCCCGTCCGAACCTGCGGTTCGAACATCCCCTCCTTAGCCAAGGAGGGGAGTTGACCGTTCGACGGTTAGCCGATTTTGCGGGCGGTGTTGATGACGTTGACGCCGTTGAAGCGCGTGGTGGCCGAGCCGTGGCTCACGGCCGAGCTCTGCGAGGGCTGGCCCTTGCCGTCGTTGAAAGCGCCAAACAAGCGGTAATCGCTCTGGTCGCAAATGGCCGAGCAACTGTTCCAGAACTCCTGGGTGTTGGCCTGGTAGGCCACGTCTTCGAGCATGCCGGTAATCTGGCCCTTTTCAATGGCGTAGAACACCTGCCCACCGAACTGGAAGTTGTAGCGCTGCTGGTCGATGGAGAACGAGCCGTTGCCGGCGATGTAAATGCCCTTGTCCACGTTCTTCACCAGCTCATCCACACTCAGCTTGGCCGTGCCGGGCTGCAGGCTCACGTTGGGCATGCGCTGAAACTGCACATCCTGCCACGACTGCGAGTAGCAGCAGCCGTCCGATTCCTTCTGGCCTACCACGTGCGCCTGGTCGCGGATTTTCTCGTAGTCTACCAGCGTGCCTTCTTTGATGAGGTCCCAGCGCTTGGTTTTCACGCCTTCGTCGTCGTAGCCCACGGCACCGAGCGAGCCGGGCTGCAGCTTGTCGGCCACAATGTTGACCAGCTTTGAGCCGTATGGAATCTTCTTGGCCTTCCACTCCAGGGTGGCAAAGCTGGTGCCGGCGTAGTTGGCTTCGTAGCCCAACACGCGGTCGAGCTCGAGCGGGTGGCCCACGCTTTCGTGGATAGTCAGGCCCAGGTGGTGGGGGTCGAGCACGAGGTCGTACTTGCCTGGCGTTACCGATTTGGCGGTCAGCTTTTCCTTTACCTGCTTGGTGGCAGCGGCCACGTCTTCCAGCATGTCGTAACTGTTCTTGTAGCCGATAATGTTGGAGCCGGCCGGGCCCGCGATTTTGTCGGTGGCCTTAGGCGTGAGGTATTCGTAGCCCAGGCCCATGGGCGAGCTGAGCGCCTGCCGCGAACGGAATTTGCCCGAAGCCCGGTCAATGGCCGTCACGCCAAAGGTGGGGTAAATGCGGTGAATGTCCTGGTCGATGTAAGAGCCGTCGGTGCTGGCAAAGTACTTCTGCTCATTCACCTGAAACAGTACCGAGTTGACAAAGGAAGCCCCCAGGTCAAGCGCTTTGGCATTGACACTCAGAAGCAAGTCAACCTTGTCTTTAATCGGAACTTCAAAGGCGTTTTGCTGGATGGGCGCCTTCCAGGCTACTTCGCCGTGGCCTTTTTCCGGAGCCAGTTGCACCTTCTCTTTTTGCACCTTGGAGTTGGCTTTGGCAATCTGCACCGCCAGTTGGGCCGCTTTGGCAATACCGGCTTCGGTCACCGTGTTGGTGGCTGCGAAGCCCCAGGTGCCGTTGGCAATCACGCGCACGCCCACGCCGTAGCTTTCGGTGCTCGAAATGTTCTGTACCTGCTTTTCGCGGGTGAACACGCCCTGGTTGAGGTAGCGACCAATGCGCACATCGGCGTAGGTAGCGCCGGCGGCTTTGGCGGCGTTGAGGCCGGCATCGGCCAGGCGCTTTTTCTGGGCCGCGTCAGCCCCTGGCTCCAGCAGGCGGGCGGGGTCCACCAGGTTGCCGGCGAAGCTGGGAATGTTGGGGATGAACAGGGCTCCGGCCGCCAGGCCAGTAAGTCCCACAAAGTCGCGTCTTTTCATGAAGATGATGATTTAGAACGTCATGCTGAGCGCAGTCGAAGCATCTCTACTGCGCAAGTAATTAAGTTAGTATTGAGGTAGAGATGCTTCGACAAGCTCAGCATGACGACCTTAATTCGCGGTCAAAACCAGCTACACGGCGTCCGACAAGCTGGTGAAGGTGAAGTCACGGATTTTAAGCGGCGGCACGAGGTTGCCGCTCAGGCGCACCGGCTTGCCGACGGCCTCCAGGTTGTTGAGCATAATCACCGGGCTCTCGTTAAAGCGGAAGTTCTTCACGGGGAACTTAATCTGCCCATTTTCAATGTAAAACGTTCCGTCGCGGGTGAGGCCGGTGTACAGCAACGTCTGTGGGTCAACCGCCCGGATGTAGTACAGGCGCGTGACTAGAATGCCTTTGGCCGTGCCCTTGATGAGGTCGGCGGTGCTCTGGTTGCCGCCTTCCATAATCCAGCCGCCGGGAGGGGGCACGTCCGGAATGCCGGCTTTCTGCGCCCAGAAGCGTGAGGTGTACAGGTTTTTCACCACTCCCTTTTCTATCCAGGTCACCTTCTGCTGGGGGCGGCCATCGCCGGCAAAGGTCAGGTCGGGCACGTCGGGGTGCGTGGGGTCGGAGTAAATGGTCACCCGCTCTTCAAAGACCTTTTCGCCTTTCTTGTTGCCGCCGCCTTTTTTGCTCAGGAAGCTGCGGCCTTCGTCGGCGTTGCGCGCGTCAAAGGCGCCCATCATGTTGCTGAGCAAATCCACCGCTGCGGCGGGCTCGAGGATGACGGTGTACTTGCCCGGCTCAATGGCCTTGGCTTTCACCGATGAAGCGGCTTTCTCAGCGGCCACGCGGGTGAGGCGGGCCGCGTCGAACTTGGCCAGGTCGGTGTAGTTGGTGATGGCGTAGCCCGAGCCGGTGCCATCGGGCGTGCGCACCGTAATGGAAAAGTCCAGGCCGGTGAGGCGCTGGTAGGCCTCCAGGCCTTTGGAGTTGCGCTTGGCTACGAAGCCGGCCGAGTCCTGGAAAAAAGCGGCTGAGGAAAGCTTCTTGGTTTCACACAGTGCCATGCTCGCCCCAATTTGCTGGGCGCGGTAGTCGGGGGTAATGTCGGCCGTGCGTTGGGCAAACGAGCTGGGCGAGGCCAGGTATTTCTGCGGCCCGAGCAGGGGCACGTACTCCGGCGATTCGGGCGCGAGCTTGGCAATTTCCTCGGCGCGCTGCACGCAGCGGCGTAGGCTGGCTTCGTCGAATTCGTTGCAGGTAGCCAAGCCGCTACGCTTTCCGAAGCGCGACTGCACAGCCAGCGAGACATTATCCACTGCTCCGGCCGTGCTGATGGTGTTGCGCGCCGAGCGCACGTTGCCGCCGATGTTGCCGTTGAGGGTCGCCTCGCACTCATCGGCGGTGCTGAAGCTGAGGACTTTCTTCAGGATGTCCTGCGCCTCGGTTTGAGAGAGTATTGCCATTTAGGGAGGGAAGTGCGATTGAGAATGCGAGTCTTTCTTAACTCCCCTCCTTGGTAAGGAGGGGACGCTGGCGCGACGTGCCAGCTGGGGTGGTTGAGGCGTTGCACGACACCCGAACGATTGGGCCTGAACTTCTCGCGGTA
This region of Hymenobacter sedentarius genomic DNA includes:
- a CDS encoding TldD/PmbA family protein; its protein translation is MKRRDFVGLTGLATGALFLPSLPGFGHTAVDPARLLEPGADVIVKKRLADAALNAAKTAGASYADVRIGRSLNQYVFAREKQVQNIVSTESYGVGIRVLVAGCWGFASTSVVTEASLAATARAAVEIAKANRLLMKEPVQLAAQQGYGEVSWKTPLQQSAFEVPIKQKVDLLLAANAAALDAGANYINSALFQVNEQKYFASTDGSYIDQDIHRLWPTFNATAVDTKSGKFRSREALSAPVGLGFEYLTPNAAEQVRGPQGTDTVGYKLRYDMLADAALAGKQARAKLTMKSVTPGKYDLVLDPGHLGLTIHESVGHPTELDRVLGYEANYAGTSFATLEWKAKNLPYGSKEVNIVADKLQPGSVGNVGYDDEGVKTREWDIIKEGKLVNYQKIRDQAHIVGQKESDGCAYAQSWEDVQFQRMPNISLRPGKAKMSVDDMVKGVDKGIYIAGAGSFSIDQQRFNFQFGGQLFFAIEKGKITEPLEDVAYQSNTQEFWGACAGSCDQSDYRLFGTFFDGKGQPAQVSSVSHGSATTRFNGVNVINTARKV
- a CDS encoding TldD/PmbA family protein, with the translated sequence MKRRDFVGLTGLAAGALFIPNIPSFAGNLVDPARLLEPGADAAQKKRLADAGLNAAKAAGATYADVRIGRYLNQGVFTREKQVQNISSTESYGVGVRVIANGTWGFAATNTVTEAGIAKAAQLAVQIAKANSKVQKEKVQLAPEKGHGEVAWKAPIQQNAFEVPIKDKVDLLLSVNAKALDLGASFVNSVLFQVNEQKYFASTDGSYIDQDIHRIYPTFGVTAIDRASGKFRSRQALSSPMGLGYEYLTPKATDKIAGPAGSNIIGYKNSYDMLEDVAAATKQVKEKLTAKSVTPGKYDLVLDPHHLGLTIHESVGHPLELDRVLGYEANYAGTSFATLEWKAKKIPYGSKLVNIVADKLQPGSLGAVGYDDEGVKTKRWDLIKEGTLVDYEKIRDQAHVVGQKESDGCCYSQSWQDVQFQRMPNVSLQPGTAKLSVDELVKNVDKGIYIAGNGSFSIDQQRYNFQFGGQVFYAIEKGQITGMLEDVAYQANTQEFWNSCSAICDQSDYRLFGAFNDGKGQPSQSSAVSHGSATTRFNGVNVINTARKIG
- a CDS encoding TldD/PmbA family protein, which codes for MAILSQTEAQDILKKVLSFSTADECEATLNGNIGGNVRSARNTISTAGAVDNVSLAVQSRFGKRSGLATCNEFDEASLRRCVQRAEEIAKLAPESPEYVPLLGPQKYLASPSSFAQRTADITPDYRAQQIGASMALCETKKLSSAAFFQDSAGFVAKRNSKGLEAYQRLTGLDFSITVRTPDGTGSGYAITNYTDLAKFDAARLTRVAAEKAASSVKAKAIEPGKYTVILEPAAAVDLLSNMMGAFDARNADEGRSFLSKKGGGNKKGEKVFEERVTIYSDPTHPDVPDLTFAGDGRPQQKVTWIEKGVVKNLYTSRFWAQKAGIPDVPPPGGWIMEGGNQSTADLIKGTAKGILVTRLYYIRAVDPQTLLYTGLTRDGTFYIENGQIKFPVKNFRFNESPVIMLNNLEAVGKPVRLSGNLVPPLKIRDFTFTSLSDAV
- a CDS encoding TldD/PmbA family protein codes for the protein MPILSKDDAQTILKKVLSFSTADECEVSLNGQIGGNVRSARNTISTAGAVDNVSLAVESRFGKRSGLATCNEFDDATLRRCVQRAEEIAKLAPESPEYMPLLGPQQYLDGSKSFAASTAAIDPDYRARQMGASTALCDQKKVSSAGFLVDSAGFVAKRNSKGLEAYQQFTNVEFSVTVRTPDGTGSGYAAADYTDASKFDAARLTRVAAEKASSSMKARAIEPGKYTVILEPNALVSNVDTSLMVALMGALDARNADEGRSFLSKKGGGNRKGEKMFDERVTIYSDPLNAEIPDLTFSGDGRPQKRVTWIEKGVVKNLYSSRYWAQKAGIPDLPRPGGWIMEGGTQSTADLIKGTAKGILVTRLWYIRPVDPQTLLYTGLTRDGTFYIENGQIKFPVKNFRFNESPIIMLNNLEAIGKPVRLGGNLIPPLKIRDFTFTSLSDAV